A region from the Arvicola amphibius chromosome 12, mArvAmp1.2, whole genome shotgun sequence genome encodes:
- the Fah gene encoding fumarylacetoacetase: MSFIPVAEDSDFPIQNLPYGVFSTQSHPKPRIGVAIGDQILDLSVIKHLFTGPVLSKHQHVFDETTLNSFMGLGQAAWKEARASLQDLLSANQARLRDDNKLRQRAFISQVAATMHLPAAIGDYTDFYCSRQHATNVGIMFRGKENALMPNWLHLPVGYHGRASSIVVSGTPIRRPMGQMRPDNSKPPMYGACKLLDMELEMAFFVGPGNRYGEPIPISKAHEHIFGMVLMNDWSARDIQQWEYVPLGPFLGKSFGTTISPWVVPMDALMPFVVSNPEQDPKPLPYLCHSQPYTFDINLSVALKGEGMSQATTICRSNFKHMYWTMLQQLTHHSVNGCNLRPGDLLASGTISGSEPGSFGSMLELSWKGTKAIDLGQGQTRTFLLDGDEVIITGYCQGAGYRVGFGQCAGKVLPALSPA; this comes from the exons ATGTCCTTTATTCCGGTGGCCGAGGACTCGGACTTTCCCATCCAAAACCTGCCCTATGGCGTTTTCTCCACTCAAAGCCAC CCAAAGCCACGCATTGGTGTGGCCATCGGTGACCAGATCTTGGACCTCAGTGTCATTAAACACCTCTTCACGGGGCCTGTCCTTTCCAAACACCAGCATGTCTTCGACGAG ACAACTCTCAACAGCTTTATGGGCCTGGGTCAAGCTGCCTGGAAGGAGGCAAGAGCATCCTTGCAGGACTTGCTGTCTGCCAACCAAGCCAGGCTCAGAGATGACAATAAGCTTCGGCAGCG TGCATTCATCTCCCAGGTTGCTGCCACAATGCACCTTCCCGCGGCCATAG GAGACTACACGGACTTCTACTGCTCTCGGCAGCACGCCACCAACGTTGGCATTATGTTCAGGGGCAAGGAGAACGCGCTGATGCCCAACTG GCTCCACTTACCTGTGGGATACCATGGCCGGGCTTCCTCCATCGTGGTATCTGGCACCCCAATCCGAAGACCCATGGGACAGATGAGACCTGATAACT CAAAGCCTCCCATGTATGGCGCCTGCAAACTCCTGGACATGGAACTGGAGATG GCTTTCTTTGTAGGCCCTGGGAACAGATACGGAGAGCCAATCCCTATCTCCAAAGCCCACGAGCACATTTTTGGGATGGTCCTCATGAACGACTGGAGTG CCCGAGACATCCAGCAATGGGAATACGTCCCTCTTGGGCCATTCCTGGGGAAGAGCTTTGGAACCACCATCTCCCCGTGGGTGGTGCCCATGGATGCCCTCATGCCCTTTGTGGTGTCCAACCCGGAGCAG GACCCCAAGCCCTTGCCATATCTCTGCCACAGCCAGCCCTACACATTTGATATTAACCTGTCTGTTGCCTTGAAAG GAGAAGGAATGAGCCAGGCGACCACCATCTGCAGGTCCAACTTTAAG CATATGTACTGGACCATGCTGCAGCAGCTCACACACCACTCTGTTAATGGATGCAATCTGAGACCTGGGGACCTCCTGGCTTCCGGAACCATCAGTGGATCC GAACCTGGAAGCTTTGGCTCTATGCTAGAACTGTCCTGGAAGGGAACAAAGGCCATCGATCTGGGCCAGGGGCAGACCAGGACCTTCCTGCTGGATGGTGATGAAGTCATCATAACAG